A genomic region of Dunckerocampus dactyliophorus isolate RoL2022-P2 chromosome 8, RoL_Ddac_1.1, whole genome shotgun sequence contains the following coding sequences:
- the rae1 gene encoding mRNA export factor isoform X2 produces the protein MSLFGTNSGFGTTGTSVFGSTTADTHNPMKDVEVTSPPDDSISCLAFSPPTMPGNFLIGGSWANDVRCWEVQDNGQTVPKAQQMHTGPVLDVCWSDDGSKVFTASCDKTAKMWDLNSNQAMQIAQHDGPIKSIHWIKAPNYSCVMTGSWDKTLKFWDTRSPNPMMSLQMPERCYCADVVYPMAVVATAERGLIVYQLENQPSEFRRLESPLKHQHRCVAIFKDKQNKPTGFALGSIEGRVAIHYINPPNPAKDNFTFKCHRSNGTNTATPQDIYAVNAISFHPVHGTLATVGSDGRFSFWDKDARTKLKTSEQLDQPITACCFNHNGNIFAYASSYDWSKGHEYYNPQKKNYIFLRNAAEELKPRNKK, from the exons ATGAGTTTATTTGGCACAAACTCCGGGTTTGGAACAACGGGCACTAGTGTTTTTGGAAGCACAACGGCAGATACACATAATCCTATGAAG GATGTTGAAGTGACTTCCCCACCGGATGATAGCATCAGCTGCCTGGCTTTCAGCCCACCCACCATGCCAGGAAACTTTCTCATTGGAGGATCCTGGGCTAATGAT GTCCGATGCTGGGAAGTACAGGACAATGGACAAACTGTGCCCAAAGCCCAACAGATGCACACGGGTCCTGTGCTAGATGTGTGCTGGAGTGAT GATGGGAGTAAAGTGTTTACTGCTTCTTGTGACAAGACAGCCAAGATGTGGGATCTCAACAGTAATCAAGCAATGCAGATTGCTCAG CACGATGGCCCAATCAAATCAATTCACTGGATAAAAGCCCCCAACTACAGCTGCGTCATGACTGGCAGCTGGGACAAAACACTGAAG TTCTGGGACACCCGCTCTCCCAATCCTATGATGTCTCTGCAGATGCCAGAGAGATGTTATTGTGCAGACGTC GTGTACCCAATGGCCGTGGTGGCCACAGCTGAGCGGGGTCTGATTGTGTACCAGTTGGAGAACCAGCCCTCTGAATTTCGCAGACTTGAATCGCCTCTTAAACATCAG CACCGCTGTGTGGCCATATTCAAGGACAAGCAGAACAAGCCCACTGGATTTGCACTGGGAAGCATTGAGGGTCGTGTTGCCATCCACTATATAAACCCTCCAAACCC AGCCAAAGATAACTTCACCTTCAAGTGCCACAGgtctaatgggaccaacacggCCACTCCACAGGACATCTATGCT GTCAACGCCATCTCCTTCCATCCTGTTCATGGAACTTTGGCAACTGTAGGCTCAGATGGACGCTTCAGCTTTTGGGACAAAGATGCCCGCACCAAGTTGAAGACATCAGAGCAGCTTGATCAGCCCATTACAGCCTGCTGCTTCAATCACAATGGCAACATCTTTGCATATGCTTCCAGCTACGACTGGTCTAAG GGCCACGAGTACTACAACCCCCAGAAGAAGAACTACATCTTCTTGAGGAATGCCGCAGAGGAGCTGAAGCCTCGGAACAAGAAATG a
- the rae1 gene encoding mRNA export factor isoform X1 has protein sequence MSLFGTNSGFGTTGTSVFGSTTADTHNPMKDVEVTSPPDDSISCLAFSPPTMPGNFLIGGSWANDVRCWEVQDNGQTVPKAQQMHTGPVLDVCWSDDGSKVFTASCDKTAKMWDLNSNQAMQIAQHDGPIKSIHWIKAPNYSCVMTGSWDKTLKFWDTRSPNPMMSLQMPERCYCADVVYPMAVVATAERGLIVYQLENQPSEFRRLESPLKHQHRCVAIFKDKQNKPTGFALGSIEGRVAIHYINPPNPAKDNFTFKCHRSNGTNTATPQDIYAVNAISFHPVHGTLATVGSDGRFSFWDKDARTKLKTSEQLDQPITACCFNHNGNIFAYASSYDWSKGHEYYNPQKKNYIFLRNAAEELKPRNKKW, from the exons ATGAGTTTATTTGGCACAAACTCCGGGTTTGGAACAACGGGCACTAGTGTTTTTGGAAGCACAACGGCAGATACACATAATCCTATGAAG GATGTTGAAGTGACTTCCCCACCGGATGATAGCATCAGCTGCCTGGCTTTCAGCCCACCCACCATGCCAGGAAACTTTCTCATTGGAGGATCCTGGGCTAATGAT GTCCGATGCTGGGAAGTACAGGACAATGGACAAACTGTGCCCAAAGCCCAACAGATGCACACGGGTCCTGTGCTAGATGTGTGCTGGAGTGAT GATGGGAGTAAAGTGTTTACTGCTTCTTGTGACAAGACAGCCAAGATGTGGGATCTCAACAGTAATCAAGCAATGCAGATTGCTCAG CACGATGGCCCAATCAAATCAATTCACTGGATAAAAGCCCCCAACTACAGCTGCGTCATGACTGGCAGCTGGGACAAAACACTGAAG TTCTGGGACACCCGCTCTCCCAATCCTATGATGTCTCTGCAGATGCCAGAGAGATGTTATTGTGCAGACGTC GTGTACCCAATGGCCGTGGTGGCCACAGCTGAGCGGGGTCTGATTGTGTACCAGTTGGAGAACCAGCCCTCTGAATTTCGCAGACTTGAATCGCCTCTTAAACATCAG CACCGCTGTGTGGCCATATTCAAGGACAAGCAGAACAAGCCCACTGGATTTGCACTGGGAAGCATTGAGGGTCGTGTTGCCATCCACTATATAAACCCTCCAAACCC AGCCAAAGATAACTTCACCTTCAAGTGCCACAGgtctaatgggaccaacacggCCACTCCACAGGACATCTATGCT GTCAACGCCATCTCCTTCCATCCTGTTCATGGAACTTTGGCAACTGTAGGCTCAGATGGACGCTTCAGCTTTTGGGACAAAGATGCCCGCACCAAGTTGAAGACATCAGAGCAGCTTGATCAGCCCATTACAGCCTGCTGCTTCAATCACAATGGCAACATCTTTGCATATGCTTCCAGCTACGACTGGTCTAAG GGCCACGAGTACTACAACCCCCAGAAGAAGAACTACATCTTCTTGAGGAATGCCGCAGAGGAGCTGAAGCCTCGGAACAAGAAATGGTGA